From a single Oreochromis niloticus isolate F11D_XX linkage group LG3, O_niloticus_UMD_NMBU, whole genome shotgun sequence genomic region:
- the LOC109198936 gene encoding uncharacterized protein LOC109198936, which yields MTQRRRGILLLIILTSCVCGSFVVNVTQTSYQAEENHNITLEWMFTTKPDRVTKTLNILCGLITEHKVSVLYRVHEGVEVSESQDAKFSGRVQSDKDALREGRIRLQLSRLRTDDSGLYLCEVNTDYGFSVGRCRLNVTAVRDFPESARKPEASNTESRGRIGLYCGVTAALLLLCCFSFIYCLNNRISTQSRRLDVGKL from the exons ATGACTCAAA GGAGAAGGGGGATcctgctgctcatcatcctcacctCATGTGTCTGTG gaTCATTTGTAGTCAATGTGACACAGACCTCCTATCAGGCAGAGGAGaaccacaacatcacactggagtGGATGTTCACCACCAAACCTGACAGAGTCACCAAAACTCTCAACATCCTCTGTGGACTGATAACTGAGCATAAAGTCTCAGTCCTGTATCGTGTTCATGAAGGTGTTGAGGTGTCAGAGTCTCAGGATGCAAAGTTTTCAGGACGAGTCCAGAGTGACAAAGACGCCCTCAGAGAAGGACGAATCAGACTTCAACTGTCCAGACTCAGGACTGATGACTCGGGTCTGTACCTGTGTGAGGTCAACACTGATTATggcttcagtgttggaagatgTCGACTCAACGTCACTG CAGTGAGGGATTTTCCTGAATCTGCGAGAAAACCTGAGGCATCAAACACAGAGAGTCGAGGGAGGATCGGCCTCTACTGTGGAGTGACAGCAGCTCTGCTGcttctctgctgcttttcatttatttactgtCTAAATAACAGGATTTCTACACAAAGTCGACGGTTGGATGTCGGAAAACTTTGA